The stretch of DNA GAACTAGATCAAATGATCATGTAGTTTGGATCATACGTACTTTGGATCAACATGTTCATGCATTGCCTAGGTCTCGAACGAGGGCCCTTTCCAACCATTGTAAATTTGTAATCAGATTATGTTTTTTTGATAGACGATTTTGCAAATTTATATCTGTCAAATGGACATATATGATCTATATTTGGagtcaaaaataatatttttaacttcaaaacaaatatattttaatgagtCGAATAATcgatttgacaaaaacttgtgtgagacggtctcacgggtcgaatttgtgagacggatctcttatttgggtcacccatgaaaaagtattactttttatgctaagagtattactttttattatgaatatgggtagggttaacccgtctcacagattatgacccgtgagacggtctcacatgagacttactcATAAGATTTATGTCTTATAACTCCGAATTATACGTTGTATTTTGACGTATTTGGATTTGAAAAATGattcaaaaaatgaaaatttgaaaattaaaacaaatcaaaaaatttgttattatatatttaaaatacataaattcaaatcaatcGATCCAAAATGCAAACCAATCGATTAAGTTGGGCCGTAGGTTCACACCAAATATTCCTTTAGCACTAATTAAAACACCTAAAAACTACCAATTTTCTGCAGCTGCATAGAGCGAACAAAGATGAACAAAAAACCAAACCCACAAAAGCTGATTCAAGAAACCCTCCACACAACCAAGAAATTCCTCCAAAGAACAGTCAAAACCCTAAAATCCCTCTACCGAAATCTACCCAAAACCTCCCGTTCGGACCCCATCTTCCCTGATAACAGCAAGATCAGTTTCAAGAACCAGAAACTACACAACATCTGCATGAAAAAGGATGCTCCATTCACGGGACAGACAAAGGACATAGATCAAGAAAAACGCAGCAAGAGTTTAACCCGTGTCACGGAACACAGCAAATCGAGGGACTTGAAAAGAGCAGAAAATGCAAGGAAACACGCCGGAGGGATGAGGTCCTCGAAGTCGAGTTTCCGGGCGGCTGAAGCCTTAGGAaaaaagatgaaagagttgGAGATGATGGATATCGATGACGAGGATCACGTGTTGGACATCAAGGAGATCCTCCACGACTATTCTCAACTTTCTTGCCCGGCTTATCTTGAAATAGTGGACAAGTTTTTCATGGATATGTATACAGAATTATTGGTTCCACTGCCATTGGGTAGCAGTGTCCACGGCTCTATGAGGAAGGTGGGATCGAACAGTGTCCACGGTTCAATGAGGAGTCTTGGCCCTACCAAGCTGTAGAAATGGGAGGAAAATGGATAGGAACTTAATTACAGTACTAAAGTGGGAGTAAGTCTTTGTTTCACTCTTCTCGTGTCTACCAAGAACACGTATACGTAGCTAGAATAATTATGTCtccaacatttttcattttttaaaatactattATATGACGATCGAGTTCCATTATGAATTATCCCTCTTGATAATTTGTTTCGGAGTTTCCGTTAGGTTACTTACACATGTTGTCAAACGAAATCGAGAATTGAAcaaataacattattaattaaaaataaaaaaatatgcaacTTAAATTACGTACCGAATTGTCGATGACCTTTTCTTGACAGAAATAATAAAGTTCGTTGTTTGGGTTTTTGGGTATGAAAACCCAagtttaatcaaataacaagtacTTAAATATTAAGATATTTTTTTACTAGGGTCTTTATTacttattttgtgatcatacaCAAGGAGGAAAAGATTTTCAATTATTTAGGAAaaaatctttcaattttaacttAATAATATTGTAACGTGtctcaaaatatttggagtactatgtgtcttgtgagacgatctcacgaatctttatctgtgagatgggtca from Primulina eburnea isolate SZY01 chromosome 6, ASM2296580v1, whole genome shotgun sequence encodes:
- the LOC140835536 gene encoding uncharacterized protein, with the translated sequence MNKKPNPQKLIQETLHTTKKFLQRTVKTLKSLYRNLPKTSRSDPIFPDNSKISFKNQKLHNICMKKDAPFTGQTKDIDQEKRSKSLTRVTEHSKSRDLKRAENARKHAGGMRSSKSSFRAAEALGKKMKELEMMDIDDEDHVLDIKEILHDYSQLSCPAYLEIVDKFFMDMYTELLVPLPLGSSVHGSMRKVGSNSVHGSMRSLGPTKL